A portion of the Halobacillus ihumii genome contains these proteins:
- a CDS encoding peptide MFS transporter gives MAQYSKEDIVNSVPQRGFFGHPKGLFTLFFTEFWERFSYYGMRAILLFYMYYEVSKGGLGLDEGTAASIMAIYGALVYMSGIIGGWIADRLLGGTSTVFYGGVLIMFGHIALSLPGSLTAFFISMALIIIGTGLLKPNVSNVVGDLYASEDYRRDSGFSIFYMGINLGAFLSPLIVGTVGQEFNFHAGFAIAAVGMFFGLITFMVTKKKYLGLAGKNVPNPLTKVERSKTYKRAGIGAVIVIAFFAITIPTGIMTINRLTYLVSFLGLSIPTAYFIVMYRNKKTTKDEKSRLLAYIPLFVASMMFWSIQEQGSIILAQYADQRVDLSLSGFAIQSSWFQSLNPLFIIFLAPVFAWLWIRLKGKQPSTPQKFAFGLMFAGVSFLILVIPALTNGDNLVNPLWLVVSFFIVVIGELLLSPVGLSATTKLAPAAFASQTMSLWFLSNAAGQAMNAQLVKLYNINTEIAYFGILGGTSILLGVILFLFSPKISKLMKGVF, from the coding sequence GTGGCTCAATACAGTAAGGAGGATATTGTAAACAGTGTTCCTCAAAGAGGGTTCTTTGGACATCCAAAGGGATTGTTTACACTATTCTTCACCGAATTCTGGGAACGTTTTTCCTATTACGGAATGCGAGCAATTCTATTATTTTATATGTATTATGAGGTGTCGAAGGGCGGCCTTGGCTTAGACGAGGGAACTGCAGCTTCTATTATGGCCATTTATGGGGCACTCGTATATATGTCTGGAATAATCGGAGGTTGGATTGCAGATAGATTGCTAGGTGGTACATCTACTGTGTTTTATGGTGGTGTCCTCATTATGTTTGGACACATTGCTTTATCCTTACCAGGAAGTTTAACAGCCTTTTTCATTTCAATGGCTCTGATTATTATCGGTACCGGTTTATTAAAACCAAACGTCTCAAATGTGGTAGGAGATCTTTACGCTTCAGAGGATTATCGCAGAGATTCAGGCTTTAGTATTTTTTATATGGGAATTAACCTTGGTGCCTTCTTATCTCCTTTAATCGTAGGAACAGTTGGACAGGAGTTTAACTTCCATGCCGGATTTGCCATCGCTGCTGTTGGTATGTTCTTCGGATTGATTACTTTTATGGTGACAAAGAAAAAGTACTTAGGTTTAGCAGGTAAGAATGTTCCGAATCCATTAACGAAAGTAGAACGGAGCAAAACTTACAAGCGTGCAGGTATCGGTGCAGTCATTGTCATTGCCTTTTTTGCTATAACTATTCCGACCGGGATCATGACGATCAATCGCTTAACCTATCTTGTTAGCTTTCTAGGTCTCTCCATTCCAACGGCATATTTTATTGTTATGTATCGAAATAAAAAGACAACGAAAGACGAAAAGTCAAGACTGCTTGCCTATATTCCGTTGTTTGTTGCGTCAATGATGTTCTGGTCCATCCAGGAGCAAGGATCCATTATTCTAGCTCAGTATGCTGACCAGCGTGTAGACTTAAGTCTTAGCGGATTCGCTATACAATCTTCATGGTTCCAGTCCTTGAATCCATTATTTATTATCTTCCTGGCACCTGTATTTGCCTGGTTATGGATTCGATTAAAAGGAAAGCAGCCTAGCACACCACAGAAGTTTGCATTCGGTTTAATGTTTGCTGGAGTATCCTTTCTGATACTGGTTATTCCTGCATTAACCAATGGGGATAATTTAGTTAATCCATTATGGCTTGTGGTCAGCTTCTTTATCGTTGTCATTGGGGAACTGCTATTATCCCCTGTCGGCTTGTCAGCCACAACGAAACTGGCGCCTGCAGCTTTTGCTTCACAAACGATGAGCTTATGGTTTCTTTCTAATGCTGCAGGACAAGCGATGAACGCTCAGCTTGTGAAACTTTACAATATCAATACTGAAATTGCTTATTTTGGTATTCTTGGAGGAACTTCTATCTTATTAGGAGTCATCCTATTTTTGTTCTCACCTAAGATTTCTAAACTAATGAAGGGTGTTTTCTAA
- a CDS encoding AbrB/MazE/SpoVT family DNA-binding domain-containing protein, whose translation MKSTGVVRKVDELGRIVIPKELRRTLEVEEKTPLEIFVEDDKIILKKYKANKECVITGEVSEDNREFFNGLVLSQRGLELLKEELEKVTK comes from the coding sequence ATGAAGAGCACTGGCGTTGTTCGAAAAGTAGATGAGCTTGGAAGAATTGTTATTCCAAAAGAGCTGCGTCGTACGTTAGAAGTAGAGGAGAAAACTCCGCTAGAAATATTTGTTGAAGATGACAAAATTATTTTGAAGAAATATAAAGCCAATAAAGAGTGTGTGATAACTGGAGAGGTTAGCGAGGATAACCGTGAATTCTTTAACGGCCTTGTTCTGAGCCAGAGAGGTTTAGAATTATTAAAAGAAGAGTTAGAAAAGGTCACTAAATAA
- a CDS encoding MarR family winged helix-turn-helix transcriptional regulator, producing the protein MNDRLDKAVDLFKEVMIFGTERIIKSIDHEIYDLYSPEQIHMLQILFKLEKVSPGRLAELQGVHKSAVSNRLKKLSQNGLIDIVSSEKDNRGKTLTLTDKGKSIIHQSNELISNHIEELLAGELKDSEIDEFIRIFNKVKAILRVEED; encoded by the coding sequence GTGAATGATCGTTTAGATAAAGCTGTAGATCTTTTTAAAGAAGTCATGATCTTTGGTACCGAGAGAATAATAAAGTCGATTGACCACGAAATTTATGATCTTTATTCTCCGGAACAAATTCATATGCTTCAAATTCTGTTCAAGTTAGAAAAAGTATCACCAGGGAGACTTGCTGAATTACAAGGGGTCCATAAGAGTGCCGTTTCAAACAGACTGAAAAAATTGAGCCAAAACGGCTTAATAGATATTGTGAGTTCTGAAAAGGACAACCGAGGAAAAACACTCACCTTGACCGACAAAGGAAAATCTATCATCCATCAATCTAACGAGCTTATTTCCAACCATATAGAAGAATTACTCGCTGGAGAACTTAAAGATTCTGAAATCGATGAATTCATTCGGATATTCAATAAAGTAAAAGCAATTCTAAGAGTAGAGGAAGATTAA